GCGCCCGACAAGCGGCGCGGGTTCTTCGGCAGCTTCCTCGAGGTCGGCACGCTCGCCGGGTACGTCGCGGCCTCAGGGCTCGTCGTGATCCTCACCAGCGTCTTCAGCGAGAGCCAGATGGTCGACTGGGGGTGGCGCATCCCCTTCCTGGTCGCGGCCCCGCTCGGATTCATCGGCCTCTACCTGCGGCTCAAGCTGGACGAGACGCCCGCGTTCCAGAAGCTGGAGGACGCCCAGGCCGGCCACGCCAAGGCGGGTGAGGCGGCCGGCACCGTGGAGCCCTCCGCCGTCGCCGACCTCCGTGAGATCTTCACCCGGCACTGGAGGTCGCTGCTGCTCTGCCTCGCGCTCGTCGCGGCGTACAACATCAACGACTACATGGTGCTCTCGTACATGCCGACCTACCTCTCCGACGAACTCGGCTACGGCACCAACCACGGGCTGCTCATCCTGCTCCTCGTGATGGTCCTCCAGATGTGCGTGATCAACCGGGTCGGACGGCTCTCGGACCGGTTCGGGCGCAGGCCGGTGCTGATGGCGGGGATGCTCGGCTTCCTCTTCCTCTCCGTGCCGTCCTTCCTGCTCATCCGGCAGGGCAACGTCGTCCTCATCACCCTGGGACTGCTCCTGCTGGGGCTCTCCCTGGTCACGATGCTCGGCACCATGTCCTCCGCGCTCCCGGCGATGTTCCCCACCCAGGTGCGCTACGGCTCCCTGTCGGTCTCCTACAACGTCGCCACCTCGCTCTTCGGCGGCACCACGCCCCTGGTGATCACCGCGCTGATCAGCGTCTTCGGCACCAATCTCATGCCGGCCTACTACGCCATGGCCGCGGCGGTCATCGGCGTCGTCGCCGTCCTGTGCATGAAGGAGACGGCCAACGCGCCCCTGGAGGGCTCCCCGCCGTCGGTCGA
The sequence above is a segment of the Streptomyces griseoviridis genome. Coding sequences within it:
- the proP gene encoding glycine betaine/L-proline transporter ProP; this translates as MAATDNDKSVDPAAVRRHRVLFRAIEKRRHPRLRRTDITVTDEAAVKRATKAAALGNAMEWYDFGIYSYLAATIGKVFFPSGNDTAQLLSSFATFAVAFLVRPLGGMVFGPLGDKVGRKRILSITMIMMAVGTFAIGLIPPHASIGFWAPVLLIFFRMVQGFSTGGEYGGASTFIAEYAPDKRRGFFGSFLEVGTLAGYVAASGLVVILTSVFSESQMVDWGWRIPFLVAAPLGFIGLYLRLKLDETPAFQKLEDAQAGHAKAGEAAGTVEPSAVADLREIFTRHWRSLLLCLALVAAYNINDYMVLSYMPTYLSDELGYGTNHGLLILLLVMVLQMCVINRVGRLSDRFGRRPVLMAGMLGFLFLSVPSFLLIRQGNVVLITLGLLLLGLSLVTMLGTMSSALPAMFPTQVRYGSLSVSYNVATSLFGGTTPLVITALISVFGTNLMPAYYAMAAAVIGVVAVLCMKETANAPLEGSPPSVETREEAAELVQAQTPDPRF